In the Flavobacterium acetivorans genome, one interval contains:
- a CDS encoding DNA topoisomerase IV subunit B, which produces MSDQNKYTEDNIRSLDWKEHIRMRPGMYIGKLGDGSSPDDGIYILLKEVLDNCIDEFVMGAGKTIEVTIKDKTVAVRDYGRGIPLGKVVDVVSKMNTGGKYDSKAFQKSVGLNGVGTKAVNALSNYFRVESVRDEKQKAAEFSAGNLVLEEDIVDTTKRKGTKVTFIPDEAIFKNYKFRYEYVIKMVKNYCYLNNGLTIIFNGEKYISENGLRDLLEETISAEDLEYPIIHLKEKDIEIALTHSKTQYSEEYHSFVNGQNTTQGGTHLAAYREAIVKTIREFYNKSFEASDVRKSIVSAISIKVMEPVFESQTKTKLGSTDMGSDDGTPPISVRTFVNDFIKTKLDNYLHKNPPTAEALLRKILQAERERKELSGIRKLATDRAKKANLHNKKLRDCRAHLPDTKNPRNLESTLFITEGDSASGSITKSRDVNTQAVFSLRGKPLNSYGMSKKIVYENEEFNLLQAALDIEDGLEKLRYNNIVIATDADVDGMHIRLLLITFFLQFFPELIKEGHLYILQTPLFRVRNKKETIYCYSDEERKEAIEKLKPKPEITRFKGLGEISPDEFKNFIGDTIRLDPIMMDKNTSIEQLLSFYMGKNTPDRQEFIIKNLKVELDVVEEEV; this is translated from the coding sequence ATGTCAGATCAAAATAAATATACCGAGGATAATATTCGGTCGCTCGATTGGAAAGAACACATTCGTATGCGTCCCGGTATGTACATTGGGAAACTAGGTGATGGTTCTTCACCTGATGATGGTATTTATATTCTTCTAAAAGAGGTATTAGACAACTGTATCGATGAATTCGTTATGGGTGCAGGTAAAACAATCGAGGTAACGATTAAGGACAAAACGGTGGCTGTAAGGGATTACGGCCGTGGAATTCCGCTTGGAAAAGTGGTCGATGTTGTTTCGAAAATGAATACAGGAGGAAAGTATGATTCTAAAGCTTTCCAGAAATCGGTAGGTTTGAATGGTGTGGGAACCAAGGCGGTGAATGCACTTTCGAATTATTTTCGTGTAGAATCGGTTCGTGACGAAAAACAAAAAGCAGCTGAGTTCTCGGCAGGAAATTTAGTTCTGGAAGAAGATATAGTTGATACCACAAAGAGAAAAGGAACCAAGGTAACTTTTATTCCGGACGAAGCGATTTTTAAAAATTACAAGTTCCGCTACGAGTATGTCATAAAAATGGTTAAAAATTATTGTTACCTAAACAATGGTTTGACAATTATTTTCAATGGCGAAAAATACATTTCTGAGAATGGTCTTAGGGATTTATTGGAAGAAACCATCAGTGCTGAAGATTTAGAATATCCAATTATTCATTTGAAGGAAAAGGATATCGAGATTGCTTTAACGCACAGTAAAACACAATACAGCGAGGAATATCACTCTTTTGTCAATGGTCAAAATACGACCCAAGGAGGAACGCACTTAGCGGCTTATAGAGAAGCGATCGTAAAAACCATTCGTGAGTTTTACAATAAAAGTTTTGAAGCCTCTGATGTGCGTAAATCGATTGTGAGTGCCATTAGTATCAAAGTGATGGAACCCGTATTTGAGTCGCAAACCAAAACTAAATTGGGCTCAACAGATATGGGCTCTGATGATGGAACGCCGCCAATTTCGGTTCGTACTTTTGTAAACGACTTTATTAAAACCAAATTAGATAATTATTTACATAAAAACCCTCCCACTGCAGAAGCCTTATTGCGTAAAATTTTGCAGGCTGAAAGAGAACGTAAAGAATTGTCCGGAATTCGAAAATTAGCTACAGATCGTGCTAAAAAAGCCAATCTTCACAATAAAAAATTGAGAGATTGTCGGGCGCACCTTCCAGATACCAAAAATCCTAGAAACTTAGAAAGTACGCTTTTTATTACCGAGGGAGATTCGGCTTCTGGGTCGATTACTAAATCGCGCGATGTAAATACACAAGCTGTTTTTAGTTTGCGTGGTAAGCCTTTAAATTCATACGGAATGAGCAAGAAAATTGTGTATGAAAACGAAGAGTTCAATTTGCTTCAAGCGGCTTTGGATATCGAAGATGGCTTAGAGAAATTGCGTTACAATAACATTGTGATCGCTACCGATGCCGATGTCGATGGAATGCACATCCGATTGTTATTGATTACTTTTTTTCTGCAATTTTTCCCCGAGCTGATCAAAGAAGGACATTTGTATATTTTGCAAACGCCACTTTTCAGGGTGAGAAACAAGAAAGAAACGATTTATTGCTATTCTGACGAAGAAAGAAAAGAGGCGATTGAAAAATTAAAACCAAAACCGGAAATCACCCGATTTAAAGGTTTAGGAGAAATTTCGCCTGATGAGTTCAAGAATTTTATTGGCGATACCATTCGTCTGGATCCTATTATGATGGACAAAAACACTTCGATTGAGCAATTGTTGTCTTTTTATATGGGGAAAAACACACCCGATCGACAGGAATTTATCATCAAGAATCTGAAGGTAGAATTGGATGTAGTTGAAGAAGAAGTATAA
- a CDS encoding NADPH-dependent FMN reductase has product MKIIAFGASPSKNSINKKLATYAAHLFENEQVEVLDLNDFQMPLFSVDIEKEIGHHPLAQAFLDKMASADFLVVSLAENNSNYSAAFKNVFDWCSRITVKVFQQKPMLLMATSDGKRGGANVLEIAKNAFPRYGADVKATFSLPSFYDNFDSEKGAISNPEFDNQLRDIVKNIGL; this is encoded by the coding sequence ATGAAAATCATCGCCTTTGGAGCAAGCCCAAGTAAAAATTCAATAAACAAAAAATTAGCAACCTATGCGGCTCATTTATTTGAAAATGAGCAAGTTGAGGTCTTGGATTTAAATGATTTTCAAATGCCTTTGTTTAGCGTAGATATCGAAAAGGAAATTGGGCATCATCCTTTAGCACAAGCTTTTTTGGATAAAATGGCCAGCGCCGATTTTTTGGTGGTTTCTTTGGCCGAAAACAACAGCAATTATTCAGCGGCTTTCAAGAATGTTTTTGACTGGTGTTCCAGAATTACGGTAAAGGTTTTTCAGCAAAAACCAATGCTGCTTATGGCAACTTCTGATGGGAAAAGAGGAGGAGCCAATGTTCTTGAAATTGCCAAAAATGCCTTTCCGCGCTATGGTGCAGACGTAAAAGCTACTTTCTCTCTTCCGAGTTTTTATGATAATTTTGATAGTGAAAAAGGAGCAATTTCTAATCCTGAATTCGATAATCAGTTAAGAGATATAGTAAAAAATATTGGGCTGTAA
- the ychF gene encoding redox-regulated ATPase YchF: MKAGIVGLPNVGKSTLFNCLSNAKAQSANFPFCTIEPNIGVVNVPDPRIEKLEELVKPERVQMATVDIVDIAGLVKGASKGEGLGNQFLGNIRECNAIIHVLRCFDNDNIVHVDGNVNPIRDKETIDIELQLKDLDTVEKRLEKVNRAAKTGNKEAQTEKALLDRIRESLLQAKSARTIVPQSNEEEVLMESFQLITAKPVLYVCNVDENSAVNGNKYVDQVRELVKDEDAEVIILSVGAEADITELESYEERQVFLEDMGLKEPGASVLIRAAYKLLKQQTYFTAGVKEVRAWTINIGATAPQAAGVIHTDFEKGFIRAEVISYEDFVHYGSEAKCKEAGKFKVEGKEYIVKDGDVMHFRFNV, translated from the coding sequence ATGAAAGCAGGAATTGTAGGATTGCCAAATGTTGGAAAATCAACATTATTTAATTGTTTATCAAATGCAAAAGCACAAAGTGCTAATTTCCCTTTTTGTACAATTGAGCCAAATATAGGTGTTGTAAACGTTCCGGATCCAAGAATTGAAAAATTAGAAGAATTGGTTAAGCCAGAGCGTGTTCAAATGGCAACTGTTGATATAGTTGATATTGCCGGCTTAGTAAAAGGAGCCAGTAAGGGAGAAGGTCTTGGAAATCAGTTTTTAGGAAACATTAGAGAGTGTAATGCTATTATTCATGTATTGCGTTGTTTTGATAACGATAATATTGTCCATGTTGATGGAAATGTAAATCCTATTCGTGACAAAGAAACGATTGATATTGAGTTGCAATTGAAAGATTTAGATACAGTTGAAAAACGTTTAGAAAAAGTAAACCGCGCCGCTAAAACCGGAAATAAAGAAGCACAAACTGAAAAGGCACTTTTGGATCGAATCAGAGAGTCGCTTTTACAAGCAAAATCAGCCAGAACGATTGTTCCTCAATCTAATGAAGAGGAAGTATTGATGGAAAGTTTTCAGTTAATTACCGCTAAACCGGTGTTGTATGTTTGTAATGTGGATGAAAATTCAGCGGTAAACGGAAACAAATATGTGGATCAGGTTCGTGAATTAGTAAAAGACGAAGATGCCGAAGTAATTATTCTTTCAGTAGGTGCTGAGGCTGATATTACCGAATTAGAAAGTTATGAAGAGCGTCAAGTTTTCTTAGAAGACATGGGATTGAAAGAACCAGGGGCTTCTGTCTTGATTCGTGCTGCTTACAAATTGTTGAAACAACAAACGTATTTTACAGCAGGTGTCAAAGAAGTTCGTGCTTGGACTATTAATATTGGAGCAACTGCGCCACAGGCTGCAGGAGTAATTCATACTGATTTTGAAAAAGGATTTATTCGTGCTGAGGTTATTTCGTATGAAGATTTCGTTCATTACGGATCGGAAGCTAAATGTAAAGAAGCCGGAAAATTTAAAGTTGAAGGAAAAGAATATATTGTAAAAGATGGTGATGTGATGCATTTCCGTTTTAATGTGTAA